One Rosa chinensis cultivar Old Blush chromosome 5, RchiOBHm-V2, whole genome shotgun sequence genomic region harbors:
- the LOC112168461 gene encoding cold-responsive protein kinase 1, which produces MSCLSFILGRKDSSRKLGFEVDDELSGIHDVKLYTYRELKLVTEDFDIANKIGEGGFGSVYKGRLKDGNLAAIKVLSAESRQGVKEFLTEIDVISKIEHENLVKLYGCCIEGDQRILVYNYLENNSLAQTLLGGGFSNIQFNWRTRRGICIGIACGLAFLHEDVRPHIIHRDIKASNILLDKDLMPKISDFGLAKLIPANVTHVSTRVAGTIGYLAPEYAIRGQLTRKADVYSFGVLLVEIVSGRCNTNTLLPIEEQYLLERTWNLYERRELVGLVDTALNGDFDAEEACRFLKIGLLCTQDTPKLRPSMSTVVKMLKGQKEIDDTKITKPGLISDFMDLKIRSQPNGKKPSEKTTASSYNESSGSDNPDNSNLSSETSAAATSTFITNLSFETMPPGTTTFSFKTI; this is translated from the exons ATGAGTTGTTTATCCTTCATACTCGGTAGAAAGGACTCATCAAGAAAACTTGGGTTTGAAGTTGATGACG AACTTTCTGGCATTCATGATGTTAAACTATACACGTATAGAGAGTTGAAGTTGGTGACTGAAGATTTTGATATAGCGAATAAAATCGGGGAAGGTGGTTTTGGTTCTGTCTATAAG GGACGACTTAAAGATGGAAATCTTGCTGCTATAAAAGTTCTTTCAGCTGAATCAAGACAAGGGGTGAAGGAGTTTTTGACTGAGATAGATGTGATCTCAAAAATAGAGCATGAAAATCTAGTTAAGCTCTATGGCTGTTGTATAGAAGGGGACCAGAGAATTTTGGTCTACAACTACCTCGAGAATAATAGTCTTGCACAAACTCTTCTTG GTGGAGGTTTCAGTAATATCCAGTTTAATTGGCGAACACGGCGTGGAATATGTATCGGAATTGCATGTGGGCTTGCGTTCCTTCATGAGGATGTACGTCCACATATTATTCACAGGGATATCAAAGCCAGCAATATTCTCCTTGATAAAGACCTAATgcctaaaatttcagattttggccTTGCAAAACTTATCCCGGCCAACGTGACTCATGTTAGCACACGAGTGGCAGGAACAAT AGGTTATCTGGCGCCAGAATACGCAATACGAGGGCAATTGACGAGGAAAGCAGATGTTTATAGTTTTGGGGTACTCCTTGTGGAAATAGTCAGTGGCAGATGCAATACTAATACACTACTACCCATTGAGGAACAGTATCTGCTTGAAAGG ACATGGAATCTCTATGAACGCAGGGAGCTGGTTGGTCTGGTAGACACAGCATTGAACGGGGATTTTGATGCTGAGGAGGCTTGTAGATTCTTAAAGATTGGTCTTCTCTGCACACAAGACACTCCGAAGCTCAGACCATCCATGTCAACTGTGGTGAAGATGCTAAAGGGTCAGAAGGAAATCGACGATACTAAGATAACAAAGCCAGGCTTGATATCTGATTTCATGGATCTCAAAATACGAAGCCAACCGAATGGTAAGAAGCCTAGTGAAAAGACCACTGCTTCGTCCTACAATGAGTCCTCTGGTTCAGACAACCCGGACAATTCAAACCTGTCATCAGAAACCTCAGCTGCTGCTACTTCCACTTTCATCACAAACTTGTCGTTTGAAACCATGCCTCCGGGTACTACAACCTTCAGCTTCAAAACCATATGA